One genomic region from Sphingobacterium multivorum encodes:
- the coaE gene encoding dephospho-CoA kinase (Dephospho-CoA kinase (CoaE) performs the final step in coenzyme A biosynthesis.) has product MKIGITGGIGSGKTFICQLFRALGVPVYNADEEAKKLMNTDLRIKERLIAEFGEQTYKEGKLDRAFLAEQIFSDKTKLERVNGIVHPVVIQAAKDWAEQQKFRYSLKEAALLFESGSYKDLDYTILVTAPLPVRLKRVMERDAVTEEQVMERMNKQLPDEEKLKMADFVIVNDGTTPLLPQVWTLHQKFLK; this is encoded by the coding sequence ATGAAGATTGGAATAACAGGCGGAATTGGATCCGGTAAAACATTTATCTGTCAGCTTTTTAGAGCTTTGGGGGTTCCTGTCTATAATGCGGATGAAGAAGCCAAGAAACTTATGAATACCGATTTACGGATTAAAGAACGCCTGATTGCCGAATTCGGCGAGCAGACCTACAAGGAAGGGAAGTTGGATCGGGCTTTTTTAGCTGAACAGATATTCTCCGACAAAACGAAGCTCGAACGCGTGAATGGCATTGTGCATCCTGTCGTTATTCAGGCAGCTAAGGACTGGGCCGAACAACAAAAATTCCGTTATTCGCTCAAGGAGGCTGCTTTGCTTTTTGAAAGTGGTTCTTACAAGGATCTTGATTATACCATACTGGTAACGGCGCCTTTACCTGTTCGTCTTAAACGTGTTATGGAACGCGATGCTGTTACAGAAGAACAGGTCATGGAGCGCATGAATAAGCAACTCCCCGACGAAGAAAAATTAAAAATGGCAGACTTCGTCATTGTGAATGATGGTACCACACCGCTATTGCCGCAGGTGTGGACGCTACATCAAAAATTTCTAAAATAA
- a CDS encoding YwbE family protein has product MDGRNRADVKPGMLVNIILKKDQRTGNLTEGIVKDLLTSSSYHSRGIKVRLTDGQVGRVAEIIEDDF; this is encoded by the coding sequence ATGGATGGAAGAAATAGAGCAGATGTAAAGCCAGGTATGTTGGTGAATATAATCTTAAAAAAGGACCAGCGTACGGGAAATCTAACAGAAGGCATTGTGAAGGACCTGCTAACATCATCCTCTTATCATTCGAGGGGGATTAAAGTCAGGTTGACGGACGGTCAGGTCGGAAGAGTGGCCGAAATTATTGAAGATGATTTTTAG
- a CDS encoding response regulator has protein sequence MDTKDRCTIVYADDAMIHHVLMRAMAQSHLLDLVYCASNGRELIDYLHENEHELPEICILDLHMPVLNGIETAKIVRERFPSIRIFGLTSSSDENERMELRDAGAEEIFSKEQMPLLMKQLAPSL, from the coding sequence ATGGATACCAAAGATAGATGTACGATTGTCTACGCAGATGATGCGATGATTCATCATGTGTTGATGCGAGCGATGGCTCAATCACATTTATTGGATTTGGTTTATTGTGCATCCAATGGGAGGGAGTTGATCGACTACCTCCATGAAAACGAGCATGAGCTTCCTGAGATATGTATATTAGACCTGCATATGCCTGTATTAAACGGAATAGAAACAGCAAAAATTGTGAGAGAAAGATTTCCCTCGATCAGAATATTTGGGTTGACATCAAGTAGTGATGAAAATGAGCGCATGGAATTGCGAGACGCTGGGGCAGAAGAGATCTTTTCGAAAGAGCAGATGCCTTTATTAATGAAACAACTTGCGCCCAGCCTATAG
- a CDS encoding exonuclease: protein MSTILPDFLVRKPEGYYCRYGDFFIDASNPVLHNVVSHAHGDHASSGHDYVYATQATSLFMTYRYKQNRKDSYQVKLFNSPFKIGAVEITFLPAGHILGSAQILMEYRGVRYLYTGDYKLQADETCEPIEVQQADVLITESTFANPDIIHPDPAEEIKKLDGHASNILLGTYVLGKAQRITDLINRYCPERKVLVHSGILPYHRLYDQHGLKKLDYEPYNRKEMKQGEQNKVYLVPPMTFNSYFRATKVLRAFASGWKRLQAQNDIELYISDHVDWNDILHYIKMVNPQEVWTLHGDGTILKSFFNEKLIVRDVLSA, encoded by the coding sequence ATGTCTACAATATTGCCTGACTTCTTAGTCAGAAAGCCAGAGGGCTACTACTGCCGTTATGGCGATTTTTTTATCGATGCCAGCAATCCCGTCTTGCACAATGTGGTGTCTCATGCCCATGGAGATCACGCCAGTTCGGGACACGACTATGTGTATGCCACACAGGCGACCTCCTTGTTTATGACCTATCGTTATAAACAAAACCGCAAAGATTCTTATCAGGTCAAATTGTTCAATAGCCCCTTTAAAATAGGCGCGGTCGAAATCACATTTTTACCAGCAGGTCATATATTGGGTTCGGCACAAATACTCATGGAATACCGGGGAGTGCGCTACCTATACACGGGCGATTACAAATTGCAAGCTGATGAGACTTGCGAGCCGATCGAAGTGCAGCAAGCCGATGTCCTTATTACAGAAAGCACATTTGCAAATCCGGATATTATACACCCAGATCCTGCGGAGGAGATAAAAAAACTCGACGGACATGCCAGCAATATCTTATTAGGTACTTATGTGTTGGGCAAGGCGCAGCGGATAACCGATTTGATCAACAGGTACTGTCCGGAGCGAAAAGTGCTTGTGCATAGTGGTATATTGCCGTATCATCGTCTTTATGACCAGCATGGGCTGAAGAAATTAGACTATGAACCCTACAACAGAAAAGAAATGAAACAGGGCGAACAGAATAAAGTTTATCTGGTACCGCCGATGACTTTTAATAGTTATTTTAGGGCAACCAAAGTATTGCGTGCATTTGCCTCAGGCTGGAAACGTTTACAGGCACAGAATGATATCGAATTGTATATTTCAGATCATGTGGACTGGAATGATATTCTTCACTACATTAAGATGGTAAATCCCCAGGAAGTTTGGACACTACATGGTGACGGGACCATTTTAAAAAGTTTTTTTAACGAAAAATTGATCGTGCGTGATGTGCTTTCTGCATAA
- a CDS encoding beta-carotene 15,15'-monooxygenase yields MIQFLKESTFAVNEVFNKSLELLKRHYFSVAGLCFLLFVTSGLSNYLATTISDFNVVLSGFMAFFFMVMYFGLNMTLFKYILSLIDGNQEKKLVQCIPSTKELVYFFGAMLSIMVLSIALLMLLGAISLPFLYLFENGDNRMELMSNFTMFVVFVAAILTFILIIRVAFYPFFIIDKHAGTLRSLRFSFALTKGNVFKLLLILAVFAFFQLLQMYFNYLEYYIIFIILNLVSSFLVVPLASVVVSVAYRSMMADYHGGEDPKILNNIF; encoded by the coding sequence ATGATTCAATTCCTAAAGGAAAGTACTTTTGCCGTTAACGAGGTTTTTAATAAGTCATTGGAGTTGCTGAAAAGGCATTATTTTTCAGTGGCCGGGCTTTGTTTTTTGCTGTTTGTGACCTCCGGTCTTTCCAATTATCTTGCAACTACCATCAGCGACTTCAATGTGGTATTGAGTGGTTTTATGGCTTTCTTTTTCATGGTGATGTATTTTGGATTGAACATGACTTTGTTTAAATATATTTTAAGTCTGATTGATGGTAACCAAGAAAAGAAGCTTGTCCAATGTATTCCGAGTACGAAAGAGCTTGTGTACTTTTTTGGCGCTATGTTGAGTATCATGGTGCTTTCTATAGCACTTCTGATGCTATTGGGCGCCATCTCTTTACCATTCCTTTACCTATTTGAAAACGGTGACAATCGAATGGAGCTAATGAGCAACTTTACGATGTTTGTTGTTTTTGTGGCGGCCATATTGACGTTCATCCTGATTATCCGAGTGGCATTTTATCCATTTTTTATTATTGATAAACATGCGGGGACATTGCGGTCATTGCGCTTCAGTTTTGCGCTTACAAAAGGCAATGTATTCAAACTATTACTGATTTTGGCGGTATTTGCTTTTTTTCAGTTACTACAGATGTATTTTAATTATTTAGAATATTACATAATTTTTATTATTTTGAACCTCGTGAGTTCTTTCTTAGTGGTGCCTCTGGCCAGTGTGGTTGTTTCGGTCGCTTACCGATCCATGATGGCGGATTATCATGGGGGAGAGGACCCAAAGATTTTAAATAATATATTTTAA
- a CDS encoding 1-deoxy-D-xylulose-5-phosphate reductoisomerase: MSKKGIAILGATGSIGTQALDVIRAFPNTFEAIVLTCGSNATLLVQQALEFKPKAVVVTDPQQYNQVQDALKGHDIAVLLGEAGLVEVVQLEEVDIVLNAIVGSAGLKPTVKAIQSKKDIALANKETLVVAGELIMALVKEYGVRMLPVDSEHSAIFQCLTGEDHNPIEKIYVTASGGPFRGKKRADLLQVTKAEALKHPNWSMGAKITIDSASLMNKGLEVIEAKWLFNLSINQVDVIVHPQSIVHSLVQFQDGSMKAQMGVPDMKLPIQYALTYPARFENNFERFNFMDYPTLSFEKADMETFRNLALAYESLRAGGNRSCILNAANEVVVDAFLKDQVGFLEMSDIIEQTLDQVEFIATPTLEDYLETDRVARLITQEIIKD; the protein is encoded by the coding sequence TTGAGTAAAAAAGGAATTGCCATTTTAGGGGCAACGGGAAGTATAGGCACACAAGCCTTGGATGTGATAAGAGCCTTTCCTAATACGTTTGAAGCAATCGTTCTGACTTGCGGTAGCAATGCCACACTGTTGGTTCAGCAGGCCTTGGAGTTTAAGCCCAAAGCAGTTGTCGTAACAGATCCCCAGCAATATAATCAGGTACAGGATGCTTTAAAAGGACATGATATCGCTGTCCTTTTGGGTGAAGCCGGGCTGGTTGAAGTGGTGCAATTGGAAGAAGTCGATATCGTTCTGAATGCGATTGTTGGATCTGCGGGATTAAAACCTACTGTTAAAGCGATTCAATCCAAAAAAGATATTGCGCTGGCCAATAAAGAGACGCTGGTTGTCGCCGGTGAGCTAATTATGGCCTTAGTCAAAGAATATGGTGTACGCATGCTTCCTGTGGATTCAGAACATTCAGCGATCTTTCAGTGTTTGACCGGTGAGGATCATAATCCAATTGAGAAAATATATGTGACTGCCTCCGGTGGACCTTTTCGTGGTAAAAAACGCGCCGATCTGCTACAAGTCACCAAAGCTGAAGCCTTGAAACATCCCAATTGGTCGATGGGTGCCAAAATTACGATTGACTCGGCATCCCTGATGAATAAAGGTTTGGAAGTCATTGAAGCGAAATGGCTTTTCAACCTCTCCATAAATCAGGTCGATGTAATCGTCCATCCCCAATCCATTGTACATTCGCTGGTTCAGTTTCAGGATGGTTCCATGAAAGCCCAAATGGGGGTTCCTGACATGAAGTTGCCGATCCAGTATGCGCTGACCTACCCGGCACGTTTCGAAAACAATTTTGAACGTTTTAATTTTATGGACTATCCAACGCTCAGTTTTGAAAAAGCAGATATGGAAACTTTTCGGAATTTGGCATTGGCCTATGAGAGCCTCCGTGCCGGTGGAAATAGAAGCTGTATATTAAATGCAGCCAATGAAGTAGTTGTGGATGCCTTCTTGAAAGACCAAGTTGGTTTTTTGGAGATGAGTGATATCATTGAACAGACGTTAGATCAAGTAGAATTCATTGCCACACCGACGCTGGAGGATTATCTGGAGACGGATCGTGTGGCAAGATTAATAACACAGGAAATAATCAAAGATTAA
- a CDS encoding DUF6965 family protein, which yields MTPEELQHYFQSKDLPETLEIQQDMQVFDVQRFLSTSFIHVSLWKKDLSKCPSWIRLLKFKDALEAKEEA from the coding sequence ATGACTCCAGAAGAATTACAACACTATTTTCAATCCAAAGACTTGCCTGAAACGCTGGAAATACAGCAAGATATGCAAGTTTTCGACGTACAGCGTTTCTTGAGCACAAGCTTCATCCATGTGAGCTTATGGAAAAAAGATTTAAGCAAATGTCCATCTTGGATTAGACTGCTGAAATTCAAGGATGCCCTAGAAGCAAAAGAAGAAGCCTAA
- a CDS encoding efflux transporter outer membrane subunit: MKNIKKYLSGIAIIVGLLGLMNACKIGKDYVQPKFKLPENFRGDTLDYFGDTSSMGLIHWKSFFHDPTLKLLIDSALVNNFEMKTALLNLQISNRVLAQNKANYLPSVNATIANGNRTWRSKDFGSGPLSKYYDHKGEQAPQNMFVYQSMFGSDINFSWEVDIWKKIGSKQEQLLAEYLDTQEAKNAIQTSIITAVAKGYFNLLMLDAKIEVAKRNVQLNDSTLRMIKLQYEAGEITALAIQQTQSQRLLAASLVPEIEKEIVIQENALQTLTGKLPDSIKRGTSYEHLFAESKDISLGSPIEILRNRPDIRSSEFQLMAANANANIQQAMRYPSLTVGGVLGVNSMLPKNWFNIPGALLGGITGNLTTPIFKNRTLKTQYEVAKLERDKAEIQLQQKVVEAVAEVSNAVVTVDKQREQLALAKERVENAHLAVKNAGLLFKSGFATYLEVITAQSNALNSDLDLVELRQQHLDAFVDLYRALGGGWR; this comes from the coding sequence ATGAAAAATATAAAAAAATACCTTTCGGGGATAGCTATCATCGTGGGGCTCTTAGGCCTGATGAATGCTTGTAAGATCGGCAAAGATTATGTGCAGCCCAAGTTCAAACTTCCGGAAAACTTTCGTGGCGATACATTGGATTACTTTGGGGATACTTCCAGCATGGGCCTTATCCATTGGAAATCCTTCTTTCACGATCCCACATTAAAACTATTGATTGATTCGGCCCTGGTCAATAATTTTGAAATGAAGACCGCTTTACTCAACCTTCAAATTTCAAACAGGGTATTAGCGCAGAACAAAGCCAATTATCTGCCCAGTGTAAATGCGACAATTGCCAATGGAAACCGTACTTGGCGATCGAAGGACTTTGGCAGCGGCCCACTCAGCAAATACTACGATCACAAGGGTGAACAAGCTCCTCAAAATATGTTCGTCTATCAGTCTATGTTTGGCTCCGATATTAACTTTAGCTGGGAAGTCGATATCTGGAAGAAAATAGGAAGCAAACAAGAGCAACTCTTAGCTGAGTATTTGGACACACAAGAGGCAAAAAATGCCATACAGACCTCGATCATCACAGCCGTGGCAAAAGGGTATTTCAATCTCTTGATGCTCGATGCCAAAATTGAAGTTGCCAAACGGAACGTCCAATTAAACGATAGCACCCTCCGCATGATCAAGCTCCAATATGAAGCCGGTGAAATCACGGCCTTGGCGATCCAACAAACGCAATCCCAACGCCTATTGGCAGCCTCCCTCGTTCCCGAGATCGAAAAGGAGATTGTCATCCAGGAAAATGCGCTGCAGACACTGACGGGAAAATTACCCGACAGCATCAAAAGAGGAACTTCTTACGAGCATCTCTTCGCGGAGAGCAAAGACATCTCCCTGGGCTCTCCGATCGAGATCCTGCGTAATAGACCTGATATCCGGTCATCGGAATTTCAACTGATGGCAGCCAATGCGAATGCAAATATCCAACAGGCTATGCGTTATCCGTCATTGACCGTGGGCGGCGTATTGGGTGTAAATAGTATGCTCCCTAAAAATTGGTTCAATATCCCCGGCGCATTGCTCGGCGGAATAACAGGCAATTTAACAACGCCTATTTTCAAAAACAGGACATTGAAAACACAGTATGAGGTAGCCAAATTGGAACGTGATAAAGCCGAAATCCAACTGCAACAAAAAGTCGTCGAGGCTGTCGCCGAAGTCTCTAATGCCGTGGTCACCGTGGATAAGCAACGTGAACAATTAGCTCTGGCTAAAGAAAGGGTCGAAAATGCGCACCTGGCGGTTAAAAATGCAGGTTTACTCTTTAAAAGTGGGTTTGCCACCTATTTAGAGGTTATTACAGCGCAAAGTAATGCCCTAAACAGCGACCTGGATCTCGTCGAATTGCGACAACAGCATTTAGATGCCTTTGTAGATCTGTATCGTGCGCTCGGTGGAGGTTGGAGATAA
- a CDS encoding S9 family peptidase — translation MNTVSRVLLGASIVFFVHEVGFAQKKLDFAQSWGQKSSLTVRTNQYPGWADGTTYLENDVNDGRLYQVNIKSGQRSIYTVPAKEGTVVYVENNDIFLKGTDGVAKKLTNSPDVAEQNPTLSPDGRYVAFTRKSNLYSVEVASGKEMQYTNDGTDVIYNGWSSWVYYEEILGRPTKYKAFWWSPDSRKIAFMRFDDTKVPMFPIYSSKGQHGYLEETRYPKAGDPNPEVKVGIVHLDGGKVTWADFNEKDDQYFGQPYWAFDSKNVMVQWMNRDQNNLKFYQVDPNSGAKKEIYDERQASWINLDHDERITYLADNKYYILKSDKTGWAHYYLYKLDGTLVNPITSGEWQVTELKRIDEKNKVIYFTARKENSARFDLYRVDYSGKNLKRLTFGEYSHDVNVSPDGKYFITKYSNVSTPDRFALLDNQGKVVRQLADSKAADFASYTYGKTEYLHLKSDDGLFDLPLTITYPTNFDQTKVYPVVFSIYGGPDAGTVKDTWKGTANQYWANEGIIQVSADHRASGHFGKQGVAYMHRNLGHWEIIDYSTIVKWLKSQPWVAKNKVLITGHSYGGYMTCLAMTKAADVFDFGIAGAPVTSWDLYDSHYTERWMDTPQDNPEGYKAGSVLTYANNYKGVLRIMHGDMDDNVHLQNTTQLVDKLTDRTVPFELMIYPGSRHGFDRSKSKYDFNERARFYYQYLLERPLPKEFK, via the coding sequence ATGAATACGGTATCAAGAGTACTCTTAGGTGCGTCTATCGTTTTTTTTGTGCACGAGGTTGGTTTCGCACAAAAGAAATTGGATTTTGCACAGTCCTGGGGGCAAAAGTCATCGTTGACAGTTCGTACCAATCAGTATCCTGGCTGGGCAGACGGGACAACTTATCTGGAAAATGATGTAAATGATGGTCGTTTATATCAGGTTAACATTAAATCAGGTCAAAGAAGCATTTATACAGTTCCCGCTAAAGAAGGGACGGTTGTTTATGTCGAGAACAATGATATCTTCCTGAAAGGTACCGATGGTGTAGCAAAGAAGCTAACCAACTCTCCTGATGTTGCTGAACAGAATCCGACCCTTTCGCCGGATGGTAGATATGTTGCCTTTACGCGTAAAAGCAATCTGTATAGCGTGGAGGTTGCTTCAGGAAAAGAAATGCAGTATACAAATGACGGTACCGATGTGATTTACAATGGTTGGTCATCCTGGGTATATTACGAGGAAATTCTTGGGCGTCCGACAAAATACAAAGCGTTCTGGTGGTCTCCGGACAGCCGTAAGATCGCTTTTATGCGTTTCGATGATACCAAGGTTCCCATGTTTCCGATTTATTCATCCAAAGGCCAACACGGCTATCTGGAAGAAACAAGATACCCTAAAGCCGGTGACCCAAATCCGGAAGTTAAAGTTGGTATAGTTCATCTCGATGGAGGCAAAGTCACCTGGGCTGATTTCAATGAAAAAGATGACCAGTATTTTGGTCAGCCTTATTGGGCTTTTGATAGTAAAAACGTAATGGTGCAGTGGATGAACCGGGATCAGAACAATTTAAAGTTCTATCAGGTAGATCCAAATTCTGGTGCAAAAAAAGAAATCTACGACGAGCGGCAGGCTTCCTGGATCAATTTGGATCACGATGAGCGTATCACGTATCTGGCGGACAACAAATATTATATTTTAAAATCGGATAAGACGGGCTGGGCCCATTACTACCTCTATAAATTGGATGGAACCTTGGTCAATCCAATTACATCCGGCGAATGGCAGGTGACCGAATTAAAACGTATTGATGAAAAAAACAAGGTGATCTATTTTACTGCACGTAAAGAAAACTCAGCTCGTTTTGATCTGTACCGCGTGGATTACTCGGGTAAAAACTTAAAACGTCTGACGTTCGGTGAATACTCGCACGATGTCAATGTATCGCCTGATGGCAAATATTTTATTACCAAATACTCCAATGTGAGCACACCGGATCGATTTGCATTGTTGGATAATCAAGGTAAAGTCGTACGTCAGCTAGCGGATAGCAAAGCTGCCGATTTTGCTTCGTATACGTACGGTAAAACCGAATACTTACATCTGAAATCAGACGACGGGCTGTTCGATCTTCCGCTCACCATCACGTATCCGACAAATTTTGATCAAACAAAAGTTTACCCCGTTGTTTTCAGTATCTATGGTGGGCCCGATGCAGGAACGGTAAAAGATACCTGGAAAGGAACCGCCAATCAGTATTGGGCCAATGAGGGCATTATTCAGGTGTCCGCAGATCACCGGGCATCCGGTCATTTTGGTAAACAAGGCGTTGCTTATATGCACCGCAATCTTGGTCACTGGGAGATCATTGATTATTCAACAATTGTCAAATGGTTAAAATCGCAACCTTGGGTCGCTAAAAACAAGGTGCTTATCACCGGCCATAGCTACGGCGGGTATATGACTTGTTTAGCGATGACGAAGGCCGCAGATGTATTTGATTTTGGTATTGCTGGTGCACCGGTTACCTCATGGGATCTGTATGATAGCCATTATACCGAAAGGTGGATGGATACGCCGCAGGATAATCCGGAAGGCTATAAAGCCGGTTCTGTGTTAACCTATGCCAATAATTATAAAGGCGTGTTGCGCATTATGCATGGCGATATGGATGACAATGTTCATTTGCAGAATACAACCCAACTTGTCGATAAATTAACTGATCGAACTGTCCCTTTTGAATTGATGATCTATCCGGGAAGCCGTCATGGATTTGATCGTTCGAAAAGTAAATATGATTTTAATGAGCGTGCGCGTTTCTACTACCAATACTTGTTGGAGAGACCGCTTCCCAAAGAATTTAAATAG
- the dinB gene encoding DNA polymerase IV: protein MDPEQVHRKIIHLDMDAFYASVDQRDFPEYRGKAIAVGGSPDGRGVVATASYEARKFGVRSAMSSRKALQLCPHIIFTHPRFDVYRQVSYQIREIFLRYTDLIEPLSLDEAFLDVTVDKQGIGSAIDIAKAIKEAIKEELNLTVSAGVSVNKFVAKIASDMDKPNGLTFIGPSKIVKFMESLPVDKFFGVGKVTAKKMHELGLFTGLDLKKQREEDLVRWFGKTGHFFYRIVRGIDDRPVVPNRSSKSVGIEDTFGEDVEAFEELNTILQRLCKQLWTRIGKKEISGRTLTLKIKYADFVQLTRSITLENSFDSEDKIYATAHSLLSKVELVNKVRLLGVSISNFVEEADFPKEGIQLSLFEHRP, encoded by the coding sequence ATGGATCCCGAACAGGTACATCGCAAGATTATTCATTTGGATATGGATGCCTTTTATGCATCTGTAGATCAGCGTGATTTTCCCGAATATCGGGGGAAAGCGATTGCAGTAGGTGGTTCTCCGGATGGGAGAGGAGTAGTTGCGACGGCCAGTTATGAAGCACGAAAATTTGGCGTCAGATCTGCGATGAGCTCCCGAAAGGCTCTTCAGTTGTGTCCTCATATTATCTTTACCCATCCGCGCTTTGATGTGTATCGGCAGGTTTCATATCAAATTCGGGAGATTTTTCTCCGTTATACGGACTTGATCGAACCGCTCTCGCTCGACGAAGCTTTTTTGGATGTAACGGTAGACAAACAGGGTATTGGTTCGGCTATTGATATTGCCAAAGCCATTAAGGAGGCGATCAAAGAAGAATTGAATCTAACGGTCTCGGCTGGGGTTTCCGTCAATAAATTTGTCGCAAAGATTGCTTCGGATATGGACAAACCCAATGGTTTAACATTTATAGGTCCTTCCAAAATTGTCAAGTTTATGGAGTCATTGCCCGTGGATAAGTTTTTTGGGGTAGGTAAGGTGACGGCAAAAAAAATGCATGAACTGGGACTGTTTACTGGGCTTGATTTAAAAAAACAGCGCGAAGAGGATTTGGTGCGCTGGTTTGGCAAGACCGGGCATTTTTTTTATCGCATCGTACGTGGAATTGATGACCGCCCTGTTGTTCCGAATCGCAGCAGCAAATCAGTGGGTATTGAGGATACTTTTGGCGAAGATGTAGAAGCATTTGAAGAATTAAATACCATTTTGCAACGGCTCTGCAAACAGTTGTGGACACGTATCGGGAAAAAGGAAATCTCCGGGCGAACCCTAACTTTAAAAATTAAGTATGCCGATTTTGTGCAGTTGACACGAAGTATAACCTTAGAAAATAGTTTTGATTCGGAAGACAAAATTTACGCCACCGCTCATAGTTTGTTGAGTAAGGTTGAACTGGTGAACAAAGTGAGGTTGTTGGGTGTTTCGATATCAAATTTTGTGGAAGAAGCCGATTTTCCAAAGGAAGGCATACAGCTTTCGCTGTTCGAGCATCGTCCTTAG
- the rseP gene encoding RIP metalloprotease RseP has protein sequence MGVLIMVGQVILGLSILIVLHELGHFLAARAFGIKVEKFYLFFDAWGVKLFKFNYKGCEYGIGWLPLGGYVKIAGMIDESMDTEQLKGEPQPWEFRSKPAWQRLIVMLGGIIVNIVVGVVVFWMLTFKMGNTDIKMDQLVNGIVPGSIGESIGLKAGDKVISIDGHRIENYSELISSKVLMGGVTLAVERAGAITDIKVPADLLNTLSDKKGEKFIEPRVKTTSVAEVAPGSVASKMGFVKGDSIIAVNETLVPFFDQFKAQIKANSNKTVAIKVLRKGAEVSLQGIVPADAMLGIGINRDYSIKSFTTQYTLMEAFPIGAKKAFTVITDNAKGFGKIFKGEVRADKALSGPIGIATLFGTEVDWIRFWSLVGMLSMALAFMNLLPIPALDGGHVLFLLVEMIQGKPLSEKFLEKAQMVGFFILLALMVFIFGNDIFKLFK, from the coding sequence ATGGGTGTTTTAATTATGGTCGGACAAGTGATTTTAGGCTTGTCAATTTTAATTGTTCTACATGAGTTAGGACATTTCTTAGCAGCACGTGCATTTGGTATCAAGGTAGAAAAGTTTTATCTGTTCTTTGATGCTTGGGGAGTGAAATTATTTAAATTCAATTATAAGGGCTGTGAATATGGTATTGGCTGGTTGCCGCTGGGTGGCTATGTGAAAATTGCCGGCATGATCGATGAATCGATGGATACGGAGCAATTGAAAGGTGAACCACAACCTTGGGAATTTAGATCTAAACCTGCCTGGCAACGTTTAATCGTCATGTTAGGTGGTATTATTGTCAATATTGTCGTCGGTGTTGTTGTTTTTTGGATGCTGACTTTTAAAATGGGCAATACAGACATCAAAATGGATCAGCTGGTAAACGGTATTGTGCCCGGGTCCATTGGTGAATCTATTGGTTTGAAAGCTGGGGATAAGGTGATTTCAATAGACGGTCACCGTATCGAAAATTACTCCGAGCTGATCAGTTCTAAGGTATTAATGGGCGGAGTCACGCTTGCCGTTGAACGCGCTGGTGCGATAACAGATATCAAAGTGCCAGCAGATTTACTGAACACGCTTTCCGACAAAAAAGGCGAGAAGTTTATTGAGCCACGTGTTAAAACGACCAGTGTTGCTGAAGTAGCTCCCGGTTCGGTGGCAAGTAAAATGGGGTTTGTGAAAGGCGATAGCATTATTGCTGTGAACGAGACACTGGTTCCTTTCTTCGATCAATTTAAGGCGCAAATAAAAGCGAACAGCAATAAAACGGTTGCGATTAAAGTTTTACGCAAAGGGGCCGAAGTTTCCTTGCAAGGAATTGTTCCTGCAGATGCCATGCTGGGAATAGGGATCAATCGTGATTATTCCATCAAATCGTTTACAACGCAATATACCTTGATGGAGGCGTTTCCGATCGGTGCAAAGAAAGCGTTTACAGTGATTACCGATAACGCCAAGGGATTTGGTAAAATTTTCAAAGGCGAAGTGCGTGCTGATAAAGCATTATCTGGCCCTATTGGCATTGCAACCTTGTTCGGCACGGAAGTGGACTGGATCCGTTTTTGGTCCTTAGTAGGGATGTTGTCTATGGCATTGGCCTTTATGAACTTATTGCCTATTCCAGCTTTGGATGGCGGTCACGTGTTGTTCTTGTTGGTTGAGATGATTCAAGGCAAGCCATTGAGTGAAAAATTCCTGGAAAAAGCACAAATGGTCGGTTTCTTCATTCTTTTGGCCTTAATGGTCTTTATATTCGGAAACGATATCTTTAAGTTATTTAAATAA